From the Planctomycetota bacterium genome, one window contains:
- a CDS encoding PEP-CTERM sorting domain-containing protein (PEP-CTERM proteins occur, often in large numbers, in the proteomes of bacteria that also encode an exosortase, a predicted intramembrane cysteine proteinase. The presence of a PEP-CTERM domain at a protein's C-terminus predicts cleavage within the sorting domain, followed by covalent anchoring to some some component of the (usually Gram-negative) cell surface. Many PEP-CTERM proteins exhibit an unusual sequence composition that includes large numbers of potential glycosylation sites. Expression of one such protein has been shown restore the ability of a bacterium to form floc, a type of biofilm.), giving the protein MRNSTLFTAITVLASAGMASAATINGNGNTGFGGPVGNGSLTVTADASSLTLDLDTGGSGLGGNILAVYFDTVAGGFGDTSSLMDGLDGGRRALSGFNANDLGDPGDDSSTVATFASGFEADFGLAFGDGFAALFQLAAGGNNSLIFLDNQTPAGGSPGTVSYDLSLLGLGVGDTFNVVGTLISDSAFRSDETFGTATFDGNASGNPGFNGTVTFSDSTAITVVPEPSGIAGVLALSLVTLRRRRD; this is encoded by the coding sequence TTGAGAAATAGCACCCTTTTCACCGCGATCACCGTCCTGGCTTCGGCCGGCATGGCGTCGGCCGCGACGATCAATGGCAACGGCAACACCGGCTTCGGCGGACCCGTCGGGAACGGCTCGCTCACCGTGACCGCTGATGCCTCGAGCCTCACGCTCGACCTCGACACCGGCGGCAGCGGCCTCGGAGGCAATATCCTCGCCGTCTACTTCGACACCGTTGCGGGCGGATTCGGCGATACGTCGAGCCTGATGGACGGGCTGGACGGTGGTCGCAGGGCACTCAGTGGCTTTAATGCCAACGACTTAGGCGATCCCGGCGACGACAGCAGCACGGTGGCGACCTTTGCCAGCGGCTTCGAGGCCGACTTCGGCCTCGCGTTCGGCGATGGCTTCGCCGCCCTCTTCCAACTAGCCGCTGGTGGCAACAACAGCCTGATTTTCCTTGATAACCAGACACCTGCCGGCGGATCGCCCGGCACGGTGAGCTACGACCTCTCGCTCCTTGGACTCGGCGTCGGTGACACGTTCAACGTCGTCGGGACGCTCATCAGCGACAGCGCCTTCCGCTCCGACGAGACCTTCGGCACCGCCACCTTCGACGGCAACGCCTCGGGCAACCCCGGCTTCAACGGCACCGTCACCTTCAGCGACTCCACCGCGATCACCGTCGTGCCGGAACCGTCGGGTATTGCTGGGGTACTGGCCCTGTCCCTGGTAACACTGCGCCGGCGCCGCGATTGA